From the genome of Mesorhizobium japonicum MAFF 303099, one region includes:
- a CDS encoding metallophosphoesterase has protein sequence MMNHRWPKLLSRRGFLMQAAGLAAAGAFSRPALGQTGQRIQPIDATFLFIADVHACRMASGLGPNCQQEGKTDAALLRNVAALNAINDKHWPAEINGVATGLRSAGTRIGMPLGLVVGGDITDDGGGQITQPSEGTQLLQFSQRYSQGVGADRVHMPVYVGLGNHDLDQNGPPHHVDWYRRELRDYVEVNHRPGVFFKPPVPATSYDVDTDCYSWDWGGLHLVQTHRFTGDTGHGADSSLPWLKQDLATYAADGRPVILFQHYGWDTFSTERWDPAKRTYDDDGAGAPHWWGEADRQALLAALKGYNVVGIFHGHQHDTPLIYRRDGLDLFKPKAAYMGGFAVARVTSDGMDVALGEATDDQGEVIFTNAFSKGWST, from the coding sequence ATGATGAATCACCGGTGGCCAAAATTGCTTTCACGACGCGGCTTTCTTATGCAGGCCGCGGGTCTTGCCGCGGCCGGCGCGTTTTCACGCCCGGCGCTCGGCCAGACCGGGCAGCGCATCCAGCCCATCGACGCCACCTTCCTGTTCATCGCCGATGTCCATGCCTGCCGCATGGCAAGCGGCCTCGGCCCCAACTGCCAGCAGGAGGGCAAGACCGACGCTGCGCTGCTGCGCAACGTCGCGGCGCTGAACGCCATCAATGACAAGCACTGGCCGGCCGAGATCAACGGTGTCGCCACCGGCTTGCGTTCGGCCGGCACCCGGATCGGCATGCCGCTCGGTCTTGTCGTCGGCGGCGACATCACCGACGATGGCGGCGGCCAGATCACCCAGCCGAGCGAGGGCACGCAGCTGCTGCAGTTCAGCCAGCGCTATAGCCAGGGCGTTGGCGCGGATCGCGTCCACATGCCGGTCTATGTCGGACTCGGCAATCATGATCTCGACCAGAACGGTCCGCCACACCATGTCGACTGGTATCGGCGTGAACTGCGCGACTACGTCGAGGTCAACCACCGCCCCGGCGTGTTCTTCAAGCCGCCCGTGCCGGCCACCAGCTACGATGTCGACACCGACTGCTATTCATGGGACTGGGGCGGCCTGCACCTCGTCCAGACGCATCGGTTCACCGGCGACACCGGTCACGGCGCCGACTCGAGCCTGCCTTGGCTCAAGCAGGACCTGGCGACCTACGCGGCGGATGGCCGCCCCGTCATCCTGTTCCAGCACTATGGCTGGGACACGTTTTCGACGGAGCGGTGGGATCCCGCCAAGCGCACCTATGACGATGACGGCGCCGGTGCGCCGCACTGGTGGGGCGAGGCCGACAGACAGGCGCTGCTGGCGGCGCTGAAGGGCTACAATGTCGTCGGCATCTTCCACGGCCATCAACATGACACCCCGCTGATCTACCGCCGTGACGGGCTCGACCTGTTCAAGCCGAAGGCCGCCTATATGGGAGGGTTCGCCGTGGCCAGGGTGACCAGCGATGGCATGGACGTGGCGCTGGGCGAGGCAACCGACGACCAAGGCGAGGTCATCTTCACCAACGCCTTCAGCAAGGGCTGGAGCACATGA
- a CDS encoding LysE family translocator encodes MSIEFLLTSLIVVASPGTGVLYTLSAGLSRGARASIIAAFGCTLGIIPHMAAAITGLAALLHTSAVAFETLKYLGVAYLLYMAWNTLKEKGGLSVEDNVAPRSARKVIATGILVNVLNPKLSIFFFAFLPQFVSTTEPNALSKMLELSSVFMLLTFVVFVGYGIFAASIRSHVASRPMVLTWMRRTFAGAFVMLGAKLALADR; translated from the coding sequence GTGAGCATCGAGTTTCTGTTGACGTCGCTGATCGTCGTGGCCTCGCCCGGGACCGGCGTTCTCTACACGCTGAGCGCCGGACTCTCACGCGGTGCGCGGGCTTCGATCATTGCCGCCTTCGGCTGCACGCTCGGCATCATCCCGCACATGGCCGCTGCCATCACCGGCCTTGCGGCGCTGCTGCACACCAGCGCGGTCGCCTTCGAGACGCTTAAATATCTTGGCGTCGCCTATTTGCTCTACATGGCCTGGAACACGCTGAAGGAGAAGGGCGGCCTCAGCGTCGAGGACAATGTCGCGCCGCGCTCGGCCCGCAAGGTGATTGCCACCGGCATCCTCGTCAACGTACTCAACCCGAAACTGTCGATCTTCTTCTTCGCCTTCCTGCCGCAATTCGTCAGCACCACCGAGCCCAATGCGCTGTCGAAGATGCTGGAACTGAGCTCCGTCTTCATGCTTTTGACCTTCGTGGTTTTCGTCGGCTACGGCATTTTCGCCGCTTCGATCCGCAGCCATGTCGCCTCGCGGCCAATGGTGCTGACCTGGATGCGCCGAACCTTCGCCGGTGCGTTTGTCATGCTCGGCGCCAAGCTGGCATTGGCTGATCGGTAG
- a CDS encoding TadE/TadG family type IV pilus assembly protein, with protein sequence MHRRLECRWQQQGEPRAMRKLSRPGHGLSAGWRFTFTDFLRRQKAGVSAVEFALISPVLLVILAGTVDIGGSLKAKFELSSAVRRLPTTPPRPRPPKAARPPMPISATAQEVQEPWPGAPRWHAAASAVAAALRGNS encoded by the coding sequence ATGCATCGCCGCCTCGAGTGCCGGTGGCAGCAGCAAGGTGAGCCTCGTGCAATGAGAAAGCTGTCACGCCCCGGCCACGGCTTGTCGGCCGGCTGGCGTTTCACCTTCACAGACTTTCTGCGGCGCCAGAAAGCCGGCGTGTCGGCGGTCGAGTTCGCCTTGATCAGCCCCGTGCTGCTGGTCATCCTGGCCGGAACCGTCGACATAGGTGGCTCGTTGAAGGCCAAATTCGAACTGAGCTCGGCGGTGCGGCGCTTGCCCACAACGCCACCACGTCCACGGCCACCCAAAGCGGCACGGCCGCCAATGCCGATCTCTGCTACTGCCCAGGAAGTTCAGGAGCCGTGGCCTGGAGCACCCCGATGGCATGCGGCAGCATCTGCAGTGGCGGCGGCATTGCGGGGAAATTCGTGA
- a CDS encoding zinc-dependent alcohol dehydrogenase family protein — translation MRSYRLDGSSGTECLVMRDEPEPQPKPHEIVVRIRAASLNRRDTMILNGTYPLQPRQSVVPLSDGAGDVVAIGDAVTRFAVGDRVTGSYFARWIDGRINAGLIDQLGCTLDGMLAEYAVLDEQWAARLPDHLDWHEAATLSCAGVTAWNAVTGAGIPKPGQWVLVIGSGGVSLFALQFAKLLGCRVAAVTSRGEKADRLRTLGADLVISTSDMPEWGAAVRDQTGGVDLVVETGGPATFAQSLIASTLYGHIVLLTLQDAKGGSIQIPAALYQRSLATISRLFVGSRSNLEAMLRAVSQHRLRPVIDKVFAFTQARDAYRYFQQGDVFGKVVVDGA, via the coding sequence ATGCGCAGCTATCGTCTTGACGGGTCGAGCGGGACCGAATGCCTGGTGATGCGCGACGAGCCAGAACCACAGCCGAAGCCGCATGAAATCGTGGTTCGCATCCGCGCCGCCTCGCTCAACCGCCGCGACACGATGATCCTCAACGGCACCTATCCGCTGCAGCCGCGCCAGAGCGTCGTTCCATTGAGCGACGGAGCTGGTGACGTTGTCGCCATCGGCGATGCCGTCACCCGCTTCGCCGTCGGTGACCGTGTCACCGGCAGCTATTTCGCCCGCTGGATCGACGGCCGCATCAACGCCGGGCTCATCGACCAGCTCGGCTGCACGCTGGACGGCATGCTGGCGGAATATGCGGTTCTCGACGAACAATGGGCGGCTCGCCTGCCCGATCATCTCGACTGGCATGAGGCGGCGACGCTGAGCTGCGCCGGCGTGACCGCCTGGAACGCGGTGACGGGTGCCGGAATTCCAAAGCCCGGCCAATGGGTTCTGGTCATCGGTTCAGGCGGCGTCTCGCTCTTTGCACTGCAGTTCGCCAAGCTGCTCGGCTGCCGCGTCGCCGCCGTCACCTCGCGCGGAGAGAAGGCCGACAGGCTACGGACGCTGGGCGCCGACCTTGTGATCTCGACGTCGGATATGCCCGAATGGGGTGCGGCCGTCCGCGACCAGACCGGCGGTGTCGATCTCGTCGTGGAGACCGGCGGCCCGGCGACCTTCGCGCAGTCGCTGATCGCCAGCACGCTTTACGGACACATCGTGCTGCTCACGCTGCAGGATGCGAAAGGCGGATCGATCCAGATCCCGGCGGCACTGTACCAGCGCAGCCTCGCCACCATCAGCCGCCTCTTCGTCGGCAGCCGGAGCAACCTCGAAGCCATGCTGCGCGCTGTTTCGCAGCACCGCCTGCGGCCCGTCATCGACAAGGTCTTTGCCTTCACCCAGGCCCGCGATGCCTATCGCTACTTCCAGCAGGGCGACGTCTTCGGGAAGGTGGTCGTCGACGGCGCCTGA
- a CDS encoding cold-shock protein: MSTGTVKWFNATKGFGFIQPDDGSADVFVHISAVERAGMRDIVEGQKLGYEMVRDNKSGKMSADQLKAA, translated from the coding sequence ATGAGCACCGGCACAGTTAAATGGTTCAACGCCACCAAAGGTTTTGGTTTTATTCAGCCTGACGACGGCTCGGCCGACGTTTTCGTTCACATCTCGGCCGTAGAGCGCGCCGGCATGCGCGACATCGTCGAGGGCCAGAAGCTCGGCTACGAGATGGTCCGCGACAACAAGTCGGGCAAGATGTCCGCCGACCAGTTGAAGGCGGCCTGA
- a CDS encoding ArsR/SmtB family transcription factor: MSQADPDRSVFRAIADPTRRAILDRLRQGPAPVNELASAFSQSRPAISKHLRVLRELRVVSEQKHGRERLYRLEPAELKDVADWILPYRDFWQASLGNLKTYLESE; encoded by the coding sequence ATGTCGCAAGCTGATCCCGACCGCTCCGTTTTCCGCGCCATCGCCGACCCGACGCGGCGCGCCATCCTTGACCGCTTGCGGCAGGGGCCTGCGCCGGTCAACGAACTGGCCTCGGCCTTTTCGCAGAGCCGGCCAGCGATCTCCAAGCATCTCAGGGTCCTGCGCGAGCTGCGCGTCGTCTCCGAACAGAAGCATGGCCGCGAGCGGCTCTACCGGCTGGAGCCGGCGGAACTAAAGGACGTAGCCGACTGGATCCTGCCCTACCGCGACTTCTGGCAGGCAAGTCTCGGCAATCTGAAAACCTATCTGGAGAGTGAATGA
- a CDS encoding YkgJ family cysteine cluster protein produces MPRDADRNPAAPGLLALAAAASLSSQRDAAPLFDCQSCGACCSYSAEWPRFSTEDDAQLDRIPEKYVALDLSGMRCEGVRCSALTGEVGKSTACGVYETRPDVCRACMPGDEECLMARAAHGLAVG; encoded by the coding sequence TTGCCGCGGGACGCCGATCGCAATCCTGCCGCGCCGGGGCTGCTCGCCCTGGCCGCTGCCGCAAGCCTTTCCTCACAACGCGACGCCGCTCCGCTCTTCGACTGCCAGAGCTGCGGCGCGTGCTGCTCCTATTCGGCCGAGTGGCCACGCTTCTCCACCGAGGATGACGCGCAGCTCGACCGCATCCCCGAAAAATATGTCGCCCTCGACCTGTCCGGCATGCGCTGCGAGGGCGTGCGCTGTTCGGCCCTGACCGGCGAAGTCGGCAAGTCGACTGCTTGCGGCGTCTATGAAACGCGCCCGGATGTCTGCCGTGCCTGCATGCCTGGCGACGAGGAGTGCCTGATGGCAAGGGCCGCGCACGGGCTGGCGGTGGGGTAG
- a CDS encoding OsmC family protein, whose product MTIREASAKWQGTLKEGSGRMKLGSGVFEGAYSFPSRFENGPGTNPEELIAAAHAGCFSMALSAILGTAHHIPASISTVAKVDLGATVAGPTITRIELETRAEIPGLAPDEFQNLAERAKTTCLVSRALAGVASITLKAELIATTAQ is encoded by the coding sequence ATGACAATTCGCGAGGCCTCGGCCAAGTGGCAAGGGACGCTGAAAGAGGGTTCGGGCAGGATGAAGCTCGGCAGCGGCGTCTTCGAAGGCGCCTATTCCTTCCCGTCGCGTTTCGAAAACGGTCCGGGTACCAACCCGGAGGAGCTGATCGCCGCGGCGCATGCCGGCTGCTTCTCGATGGCCCTGAGCGCCATACTGGGCACAGCCCACCATATACCGGCAAGCATCAGCACCGTCGCCAAGGTGGATCTCGGCGCAACCGTCGCGGGACCGACGATCACCCGCATCGAACTTGAGACGCGAGCCGAGATTCCCGGTCTTGCTCCGGATGAATTCCAGAACCTCGCAGAGAGGGCGAAAACGACATGCCTTGTTTCGCGCGCCCTGGCCGGCGTGGCCTCCATCACGCTCAAGGCCGAGCTCATCGCGACCACGGCACAGTGA
- a CDS encoding glutathione S-transferase family protein — MAEFTLYIGNKCFSSWSLRPWVAMRHLEIPFEEGFVRLRTPETFANLAKVSPTGQVPVLNHKPLQGGGRIVWETLAILEYLADLFPEKKLWPADIGARALARAAATEMHSGFREVRYGWPMNLRRPKGHKPLDAEGEVQRARIEALWRECREKYGKGGPFLFGHFTAADAMYAPVVTRFDTYGGELAPDTRAYVDAVLAMPAMRHWYAEAAKEPWPEPGPDE, encoded by the coding sequence ATGGCGGAATTCACGCTCTACATCGGCAACAAATGCTTCTCATCGTGGTCGCTGCGGCCATGGGTGGCGATGAGGCATCTGGAAATCCCTTTTGAGGAAGGTTTTGTGCGGCTGCGCACGCCCGAGACCTTTGCCAACCTGGCGAAAGTGTCACCGACCGGTCAGGTGCCCGTCCTGAATCACAAGCCGTTGCAGGGAGGGGGCAGGATTGTCTGGGAAACCCTTGCCATCCTCGAATATCTCGCGGACCTGTTTCCTGAGAAAAAGCTCTGGCCGGCCGATATAGGCGCCCGCGCGCTGGCGCGCGCGGCGGCGACCGAGATGCATTCGGGCTTCCGCGAGGTGCGCTACGGCTGGCCGATGAATTTGCGGCGGCCGAAGGGGCACAAGCCGCTCGACGCCGAAGGGGAAGTGCAGCGAGCGCGCATCGAGGCGCTGTGGCGCGAGTGCCGCGAGAAATACGGCAAGGGCGGACCTTTCCTGTTTGGCCACTTCACCGCGGCCGATGCCATGTACGCGCCGGTCGTCACCCGCTTCGACACCTATGGCGGCGAGCTTGCGCCCGACACCAGGGCCTATGTCGACGCCGTGCTGGCAATGCCGGCGATGCGGCACTGGTATGCGGAGGCGGCGAAAGAGCCCTGGCCGGAGCCGGGGCCGGACGAATGA
- the groL gene encoding chaperonin GroEL (60 kDa chaperone family; promotes refolding of misfolded polypeptides especially under stressful conditions; forms two stacked rings of heptamers to form a barrel-shaped 14mer; ends can be capped by GroES; misfolded proteins enter the barrel where they are refolded when GroES binds), whose translation MAAKDVKFSRDARERMLRGVNILADAVKVTLGPKGRNVVIDKSFGAPRITKDGVTVAKEIELEDKFENMGAQMVREVASKTNDIAGDGTTTATVLAQSIVQEGHKAVAAGMNPMDLKRGIDLAVSEVVAALGKAAKKIKTSEEVAQVGTISANGDESVGKMIAEAMQKVGNEGVITVEEAKTAETELEVVEGMQFDRGYLSPYFVTNADKMVADLEDAYILLHEKKLSNLQAMLPVLEAVVQTSKPLLIISEDVEGEALATLVVNKLRGGLKIAAVKAPGFGDRRKAMLEDIAILTGGQVISEDLGIKLENVGLNMLGRAKKVSISKENTTIVDGAGKKAEIQGRVAQIKQQIEETTSDYDKEKLQERLAKLAGGVAVIRVGGATEVEVKEKKDRVDDALNATRAAVEEGIVAGGGVALLRASANIKAAGANADQAAGINIVRRALQAPARQIASNAGAEASIVAGKILENKGATFGYNAQTGEYGDMIAMGIVDPVKVVRTALQDAASVAGLLVTTEAMIAEAPKKESAGGGMPGGMGGGGMGGMGGMDF comes from the coding sequence ATGGCTGCTAAAGACGTAAAATTCTCTCGTGATGCCCGTGAGCGCATGCTGCGCGGCGTCAACATCCTCGCCGACGCGGTGAAGGTTACGCTCGGCCCCAAGGGCCGCAACGTCGTCATCGACAAGTCGTTCGGCGCCCCGCGCATCACCAAGGACGGCGTCACCGTCGCCAAGGAAATCGAGCTTGAGGACAAGTTCGAGAACATGGGCGCGCAGATGGTCCGCGAAGTTGCTTCGAAGACCAACGACATCGCCGGCGACGGCACCACGACCGCGACCGTTCTGGCGCAGTCGATCGTCCAGGAAGGCCACAAGGCGGTTGCCGCCGGCATGAACCCGATGGACCTGAAGCGCGGCATCGACCTCGCCGTCAGCGAAGTCGTCGCGGCGCTTGGCAAGGCTGCCAAGAAGATCAAGACCTCCGAGGAAGTTGCCCAGGTCGGCACGATCTCGGCCAATGGCGACGAGTCGGTCGGCAAGATGATCGCGGAAGCGATGCAGAAGGTCGGCAACGAAGGCGTCATCACAGTCGAGGAAGCCAAGACCGCCGAAACCGAACTCGAAGTTGTCGAAGGCATGCAGTTCGACCGCGGCTATCTCTCGCCCTACTTCGTCACCAACGCCGACAAGATGGTTGCCGATCTCGAGGACGCCTACATCCTGCTCCACGAGAAGAAGCTCTCCAACCTGCAGGCCATGCTGCCGGTTCTCGAAGCCGTCGTGCAGACCTCGAAGCCGCTGCTCATCATCTCGGAAGACGTCGAAGGCGAGGCTCTGGCCACGCTGGTCGTCAACAAGCTGCGTGGCGGCCTGAAGATCGCCGCCGTCAAGGCTCCGGGCTTCGGTGATCGCCGCAAGGCCATGCTGGAAGACATCGCCATCCTCACCGGTGGCCAGGTCATCTCGGAAGACCTCGGCATCAAGCTCGAGAATGTCGGCCTCAACATGCTTGGCCGCGCCAAGAAGGTGTCGATCTCCAAGGAGAACACCACCATCGTCGACGGCGCCGGCAAGAAGGCAGAGATCCAGGGGCGCGTTGCCCAGATCAAGCAGCAGATCGAAGAGACCACTTCGGACTACGACAAGGAGAAGCTGCAGGAACGTCTCGCCAAGCTCGCGGGCGGCGTTGCGGTGATCCGCGTCGGCGGTGCGACGGAAGTCGAAGTCAAGGAAAAGAAGGATCGCGTTGACGATGCGCTGAACGCGACCCGCGCGGCCGTGGAAGAAGGCATCGTTGCCGGCGGTGGCGTGGCCCTGCTGCGCGCTTCGGCCAACATCAAGGCTGCCGGCGCCAATGCCGACCAGGCCGCTGGCATCAACATCGTGCGTCGCGCTCTGCAGGCTCCGGCCCGCCAGATCGCCTCGAACGCCGGTGCGGAAGCATCGATCGTTGCCGGCAAGATCCTTGAGAACAAGGGCGCGACCTTCGGCTACAACGCCCAGACCGGCGAATATGGCGACATGATCGCCATGGGTATCGTCGATCCGGTCAAGGTTGTGCGCACGGCTCTCCAGGATGCGGCCTCGGTCGCCGGCCTGCTCGTCACCACCGAAGCCATGATCGCGGAGGCTCCGAAGAAGGAGTCGGCTGGCGGCGGCATGCCTGGCGGCATGGGCGGCGGCGGCATGGGCGGCATGGGTGGCATGGACTTCTAA
- a CDS encoding TetR/AcrR family transcriptional regulator, producing the protein MANDTRTRILDTTALLLRQRGYHGTSLNDILRASGAPRGSLYFHFPGGKDQLVIEVTRDSVAGVTARLGEALAAEKDPAVAVHHIYQAVGRMLEDNQFSLGCPIAPVVLDSPTDVPELADLCRAAFEQWIGLLREAFVRAGVPERRAHALALLVESSLEGLMVIARATRDRAPLQAVADEVAALIETAVLAGEVRQRAEAGV; encoded by the coding sequence ATGGCGAACGACACCCGCACCCGCATACTCGACACGACCGCGCTGCTGCTCCGGCAGCGCGGCTATCACGGCACCTCGCTCAACGACATATTGCGCGCCAGCGGCGCGCCGCGCGGTTCGCTCTACTTCCATTTTCCGGGCGGCAAGGACCAACTGGTGATCGAGGTGACGCGCGACAGTGTTGCCGGGGTGACGGCGAGGCTGGGCGAAGCGCTGGCCGCCGAAAAGGATCCGGCGGTGGCCGTCCATCATATCTACCAGGCGGTAGGGCGCATGCTGGAAGACAACCAGTTTTCGCTCGGCTGTCCGATTGCGCCCGTCGTGCTGGACTCACCGACCGACGTGCCGGAGCTGGCGGATTTGTGCCGTGCGGCCTTCGAGCAGTGGATAGGCCTGTTGCGTGAGGCCTTCGTCAGGGCCGGAGTGCCCGAACGCCGCGCCCACGCTCTGGCGCTGCTGGTCGAATCATCGCTGGAAGGGCTGATGGTGATCGCCCGCGCCACTCGGGACCGCGCCCCGCTACAGGCGGTGGCGGACGAGGTCGCGGCGCTGATCGAAACCGCGGTGCTTGCCGGCGAGGTTCGGCAACGCGCGGAGGCGGGTGTCTGA
- a CDS encoding TetR/AcrR family transcriptional regulator, producing MMEARRTATEPRRKPKQERSRERIDAILSTTMRLIGEKGIDAVTMKEVGALAGGPIATVYHYFPNKSAILAMLYERFSEVSRARLTDILADVREAKDVIAAADRLLDDYLGRVAGDPAIQDLQNAIQADKALKNLDIAETRHQARMFCDHVTALIEPGKHEQFERMVLLIFQLAGGVVRLALAEGEAESRRTIEDYRSIIHTQLRLFL from the coding sequence ATGATGGAAGCAAGGCGAACAGCGACCGAACCGAGGCGCAAGCCCAAGCAGGAGCGTAGCCGCGAGCGCATCGACGCCATCCTGTCGACGACGATGCGGCTGATCGGCGAGAAGGGCATCGACGCCGTCACCATGAAGGAAGTCGGCGCGTTGGCAGGCGGGCCGATCGCCACCGTCTATCACTACTTCCCCAACAAATCGGCGATCCTGGCGATGCTCTATGAGCGATTTTCGGAGGTGAGCCGCGCGCGATTGACCGATATCCTCGCCGATGTCCGCGAAGCCAAGGACGTCATCGCCGCTGCCGACCGATTGCTTGACGACTATCTCGGCCGCGTCGCCGGCGATCCGGCCATCCAGGACCTGCAGAACGCCATCCAGGCCGACAAGGCGCTGAAGAATCTCGACATCGCCGAAACCCGGCATCAGGCCAGGATGTTCTGCGACCATGTCACCGCCTTGATCGAGCCAGGCAAGCATGAGCAGTTCGAACGCATGGTTCTCTTGATCTTCCAGCTCGCCGGCGGTGTGGTGCGCCTGGCGCTCGCGGAGGGCGAAGCGGAAAGCCGCCGGACGATCGAGGATTACCGCTCGATCATCCACACACAGCTGCGGTTGTTTCTGTAG
- the groES gene encoding co-chaperone GroES: MAKSKFRPLHDRVVVRRVESESKTAGGIIIPDTAKEKPQEGEIIAVGSGARDESGKLVPLDVKAGDRILFGKWSGTEVKLNGEDLLIMKESDIMGIIG, translated from the coding sequence ATGGCAAAGTCGAAGTTCCGCCCGCTTCATGACCGCGTGGTCGTTCGCCGGGTCGAATCCGAATCCAAGACCGCCGGCGGGATCATCATCCCGGATACGGCGAAGGAAAAGCCGCAGGAAGGCGAGATCATCGCCGTCGGCTCCGGCGCGCGCGACGAAAGCGGCAAGCTGGTCCCCCTGGACGTCAAGGCTGGCGACCGCATCCTGTTCGGCAAGTGGTCGGGCACCGAAGTCAAGCTCAATGGCGAAGACCTTCTGATCATGAAGGAATCCGACATCATGGGCATCATCGGCTGA
- a CDS encoding CsbD family protein: MRNMVNKDQVAGLAKQLKGSVKQAAGKATGNRRTQAEGMADKVAGKVQKAYGDVKDKVKKAF; encoded by the coding sequence ATGCGCAACATGGTGAACAAGGATCAGGTCGCCGGTCTGGCCAAGCAGCTCAAGGGTTCGGTCAAACAGGCTGCCGGCAAGGCGACCGGCAACAGACGGACCCAGGCCGAGGGCATGGCCGACAAGGTCGCCGGCAAGGTGCAGAAGGCCTATGGCGACGTGAAGGACAAGGTCAAGAAGGCGTTCTGA
- a CDS encoding SRPBCC domain-containing protein, which translates to MMASNDKPRAIADVSAGAILATVTIAVPPERVFRALTADDQIPLWWGADELYRTTRHTADVRPGGAWRSEGKGADGHDFHVQGEYLKVEPPHLLVLTWIAPWDGHNVTTVTYMLEAVDAGTRLIVRHEGFGAREGSCRDHGSGWERVLGWLAAFLTDEAGGKPRSVFHCRLIPPRPDFAFTLTDAERGLMKQHSDYLRDRLGDGGVILFGPVADPAGPWGLGIVGADDEAGVRALTEGDPTIRSGLGFRYEILPMISTIM; encoded by the coding sequence ATGATGGCCAGCAACGACAAACCGCGCGCCATCGCCGATGTCTCGGCCGGTGCCATTCTCGCCACGGTGACAATCGCAGTGCCGCCCGAGCGGGTGTTTCGCGCGTTGACGGCGGATGACCAGATACCGCTCTGGTGGGGAGCGGACGAGCTTTACCGGACGACGAGGCATACCGCCGACGTGCGACCGGGCGGCGCCTGGCGATCGGAAGGCAAGGGCGCCGACGGCCATGATTTTCACGTCCAGGGCGAGTATCTCAAGGTCGAGCCGCCGCACCTTCTGGTGCTGACATGGATAGCGCCGTGGGACGGCCACAACGTCACCACCGTGACCTATATGCTCGAGGCTGTCGATGCCGGAACGCGGCTGATTGTGCGTCACGAGGGGTTCGGCGCTCGCGAAGGCTCCTGCCGCGATCACGGCTCCGGCTGGGAACGCGTGCTCGGCTGGCTGGCCGCCTTCCTCACCGACGAGGCCGGCGGCAAGCCGCGGAGCGTGTTTCATTGCCGGCTGATCCCGCCGCGGCCCGACTTTGCTTTCACCTTGACCGACGCAGAGAGGGGGCTGATGAAACAGCATTCGGACTATCTGCGCGACAGGCTGGGCGATGGGGGTGTCATCCTGTTCGGGCCGGTCGCCGATCCTGCCGGCCCCTGGGGGCTCGGCATCGTGGGGGCCGACGATGAGGCTGGCGTCAGGGCGCTGACCGAGGGCGATCCGACGATCCGTTCAGGGTTGGGCTTTCGCTACGAGATCCTGCCGATGATCAGCACGATCATGTAG
- a CDS encoding nuclear transport factor 2 family protein, translating into MKQDSIITLHPDDRSEQTAEIMRRFNDVFQLHDPAALPELIAEECVIENTVPAPDGARHAGRQACVQLWSAIATQPGTRFDLEETFVAGDRATIRWRYWMADGNSVRGVNLMRVQDGRIVEAMGYVKG; encoded by the coding sequence ATGAAACAGGACAGCATCATAACCCTCCATCCAGACGACCGCTCCGAACAGACGGCCGAGATCATGCGGCGCTTCAACGACGTGTTTCAGCTGCACGACCCGGCCGCACTCCCCGAACTGATTGCCGAAGAGTGCGTCATCGAAAACACCGTGCCGGCGCCTGATGGCGCCCGTCATGCGGGGCGGCAAGCATGCGTCCAGCTGTGGTCGGCGATCGCCACTCAGCCAGGCACGCGCTTCGACCTCGAGGAGACCTTTGTCGCCGGCGACCGGGCGACCATCCGCTGGCGCTACTGGATGGCCGACGGCAACTCGGTCCGTGGCGTCAATCTGATGCGTGTCCAGGACGGACGCATCGTCGAGGCGATGGGTTATGTGAAGGGGTAG